A stretch of Gemmatimonadota bacterium DNA encodes these proteins:
- the bshB1 gene encoding bacillithiol biosynthesis deacetylase BshB1, which produces MKLDVLAVSPHPDDVELHCGGLMIRFADLGYATGIVDMSLGEMGTRGTVDGRKEEAAAAAEVLGLSERLNLELPDARVSSCPTHRDVLIDSIRRYRPDMLLVPHEIARHPDHGATARLATDAAFLAGLEKVETDHPSFRPRKVVFYLTHHRYREPRPSFIVDITTTFSRKIDAVKAHRSQFHDPESTEPETFISRPEFLDEVEAQSRYYGQLIGARYGEPFVVREYLSIDDPLAHFTGEGCNQ; this is translated from the coding sequence ATGAAACTCGATGTACTCGCCGTATCCCCGCACCCGGACGACGTGGAGTTGCACTGCGGCGGCCTGATGATCCGGTTCGCCGACCTGGGATATGCCACCGGTATCGTCGACATGAGCCTGGGCGAGATGGGTACCCGGGGAACGGTCGACGGGCGGAAAGAGGAAGCGGCGGCAGCGGCGGAAGTGCTCGGGCTGTCCGAAAGGCTGAACCTGGAGCTGCCGGACGCCCGCGTCAGTTCCTGCCCGACGCACCGCGACGTCCTCATCGACTCCATACGCCGGTACCGGCCCGACATGCTCCTCGTTCCCCACGAGATCGCCCGCCATCCCGATCACGGGGCGACCGCCCGCCTGGCCACGGACGCGGCCTTCCTGGCCGGCCTCGAGAAAGTCGAGACGGACCACCCGTCCTTCCGGCCCCGGAAAGTGGTCTTCTACCTGACCCACCACCGCTACCGGGAACCCCGGCCTTCCTTTATCGTCGACATCACGACGACGTTCAGCCGGAAAATCGACGCCGTGAAGGCCCACCGGTCGCAGTTCCACGACCCGGAATCCACCGAACCGGAGACCTTCATCAGCCGGCCCGAATTCCTTGATGAAGTCGAAGCCCAGAGCCGTTACTACGGACAGTTGATCGGCGCGCGATACGGGGAGCCTTTCGTCGTCCGGGAGTACCTTTCGATCGACGATCCCCTGGCCCATTTCACGGGCGAAGGCTGTAACCAATGA